The Nitrospira lenta DNA window TCCACTTCGCCACCCGCTCGTCACCCGCCACCGTGTTCAAATCCTCGCGCGTTTGCTTGGCCAGCGCGTCCAGTTCTTTGATCTGCTGCTGAACCACTGCCAGGCCCTTAGATACTTCCTGCGACATATCGGCGGAGTCCTTCCTATTTGACGCGCGCCATCGCACGATTTTGGGCAATCCTGGCGGCCAGCGTCATCGCTTCCACCAGGCTGCCGGGATCAGCCACGCCTTTCCCGACAATATCGAACGCCGTGCCGTGATCGACGGAGGTGCGGATGATCGGGAGTCCGACCGTCAAGTTCACGCAGGTCCCGAACGCCACGAGCTTCAATGGGATCAAACCCTGGTCATGATACATCGCCACGATACCGTCATACTGCCCCTTGACCGCTTTCCCGAATAGCGTATCGGCCGGCTGTGGATCGCTGGCCATGATCCCCTGCGCCTGCGCGGCACGGGCGGCAGGAAGAATCACTCGGGCCTCCTCATTACCGAAGAGCCCATGTTCACCGGCATGGGGGTTCAATGCGGCGACTCCGATTCTGGGCTTCTTGATGCCATAGAGATCGGTAAGCGCCCGATGGGCGAGTCGAATCGCCTTTTCAATCTTCGCCTGCGTCAGGAGCTTGGACAAATCCTTGATCGCCACATGCGTCGTCACGAACATGATGCGCAGCGGCCCGCCGACGATCATCATGCCGGATTCTTTGGCGCGAGTCAGATCCGCTAGCAGTTCGGTATGGCCCGGGTAGTGACAGCCCGCCATGTTGATGGCTTCTTTATTGATCGGCGCCGTGACGATACCGTCGATACAGCCGATTTCCGCCAGATGCACGGCTTTCTTGATGAACTCGACGGAGGCCGCGCCGGTTTCCGCCGCCGCGATGCCTAATGCAAATTTCTTCAGTGGCTTCTCCATCGGATCAAGCACGGCCACGGCATTCCCCTTCGGCGGAACGGGATCGTGACCCTGCACCGGCACCACCGCCAGCTTGAGCCCTAACTTCTTGACGGTCCGCTCCATGACCGACACAGACCCGATCACCAGCGGCAAACAGAGGCGCTGCACCTCTCGACCCGCCAGCGCTTTGGCGATCACCTCCGGACCGATCCCGGCGGGATCGCCCATCGTGATCCCAAGCAGGGGCAATGACGGTTGCGTGCTGACTGAACGTTTAGAAGGCATAGAGATACACCGTATACCCCACATACAGGATGGCGCCAGCGCCCAGCAGCGCGGGCTGCCATCGACCGCCGACGAGAATTTGGAGCAGGCAAAGGCCTGCCGCGACCATGGCCAAGACCATGGTGAGCATCGCTGACGGGGCCAGCGCCCACTCAGTTCCGATCAACCCCACCGAGACAGGAAAGGTCCCCTGGAACACCATGGCTCCGGTGACATTCCCGATCGCCAGACGATCTTTTTTCCGATAGAGCCAGAGAAAACTGTTCGACATTTCCGGCAATTCCGTCGCCAGCGGAGCAATGAGCAACGCCAGAATCAGCGGGGAAACCGCAAACGTGGTCGCCACGGTCTCCGCGGCGGTCACAAATAAGTGCGCCCCCGCAATCAATCCACCGAGACCGGCCACCGCTTGCAGCCCGATCATCGTATACGACGGCGTCTGAGCTCGTTTGGCAAACACCAGCGGGTCCAGCGATCCTTCGCCACCGTCTTCATCCTCGGCGCTGAATTTGATCTTCATGTAGTAGATGTAGAGACCCATCAATCCGATCGCCGCCGCCACATGGACCGCATGGGAGGGAATGAACACGCAGCCCAGCGCGACGGCGTAGCCGACCGTAAAAAACGTCAGATCCGTCCGAACCTCACCGTAATTCAAATGGAACTGCGCCGACCGCTTGCCGGCGCGGGCAAACAAGATCAGCAGCAGGGCGAGAATCGGCAGTACCAGCGTACTGAGCATGAACGGGGCTCCGAGGATCGCGCCCAGACCGACGTCCGCTTCCTGCTGACTCTTCCCGAAAAAAATCGCGATGACGGGAATCGACGTTTCCGGCAAGGTGGTTCCGATTGCCGCAAAAATGCTGCCGACCGCGCCTTCGGAAATACCGAGCCGCTTCCCCAGCCACTCGATGGCATTGGTGAATAAGCTACATCCGCCCAGCGTGACGGCCACTGACACGAGAAACAACAGCACATAGAACAGCAGAGTCACGAGCGTTGTCCCTTCTTGCCCTTCCGCAGCGCCAACCGAGAGTACGCCACGCGCGCCTCATCCATGACATCTTTCAACGGACGGCCGGTTCGAACGGCAATCTTCTGGCAATCGACATATTCCGGCGCCGCCTTTTCCCACCCGGCTCCGACCTCGCCGACTTTCATCCGCACCGATCCGCCGGGTACCGCAACCGTTACAAATCGCCGCGGGAGCACCTGCCGGTCGAGCTCCTGAATCCGGACACCCAACGCCGTGGTTTCCTGCAAGACGACCTCCACCACCGCATCGATAGATGTGCGTGGCGCGAGACAACTCAGGATGACGCCGGGCCGGCTGCGTTTCATAATGACGGGAATCAACGCCACATCGAGCGCGCCCACAGCAAACAACTGCGCCATCACGTGCTCGTAGGCTTGAGGGTTCAGATCATCAAGATTGGTTTCGACCTGCACCACTCGGTCGGTCGGCCGCCCGCTGGCCGCTGTCTCATCGGCCAGAAAGACCCGGAGCGCATTGGGCCACCCCTCAGGATCGGCATCGCCGGCACCGTACCCGACTTGCGCAGACTCAAGCACGGGCATTGCTCCGAACGAAGTCGCCAGCGTACGCAACAGCGCCATCCCCGTCGGCGTCGCCAATTCGCAGCGTGGCCCGTCCGAATAGATGGGAATGCCCTTCGCAAGCGCGGCAACGGCCGGTCCGGGAACCGGGAGCAACCCGTGAGCAGTTCGTATCGTCCCGGCGCCGACATTTACCGGCGAAGCGGTGACCGTCGTGACTCCCAGCAGATGACAGCCCAATATGCCCCCTACGACGTCGATAAACGAATCGATCACACCGACTTCATGAAAATGGACATCGCGCTTTTCGACTCGATGGGCTTGCCCTTCGGCCTCCGCCAGATGGTCGAACACCGTCCGGCTCTGTTCTTTCACCACCGCCGGTAAAGTGCTGTCCGTCAGAATCTTGTGAATGCGGGAAAGCGTGAGCGGGCGATCGAATCCGCGTTGGATTGCCACCGTAATCTTGGTTGCATGCAACGCCCCGCGGTGCACCTGCCGCTGTTCAAGACGATATCCCGCTAATTTCAGACGTTTCAGTTCGGTCCGTAGCGTGGCCAGCGAAAGTCCGACATCGACGAGAGCGCCGAGCACCATGTCCCCGCTCACGCCCGAGAAACAATCGACATGCAACCGTCGTCCCACGCACACTCCTTATCGACACATCGTGAAAAATCCGCTCATCTTACCCAAGGCGCCGCACAACGGCAATCGCTTCATCGGGTGGTAGCGGCAGGATGCTCAAAAAGATCACGGCTCTCGCCCACCCAACCCCGGCGAGTCGTCCGCTCCGGTACGTGGAACCTCTGA harbors:
- the pdxA gene encoding 4-hydroxythreonine-4-phosphate dehydrogenase PdxA — protein: MPSKRSVSTQPSLPLLGITMGDPAGIGPEVIAKALAGREVQRLCLPLVIGSVSVMERTVKKLGLKLAVVPVQGHDPVPPKGNAVAVLDPMEKPLKKFALGIAAAETGAASVEFIKKAVHLAEIGCIDGIVTAPINKEAINMAGCHYPGHTELLADLTRAKESGMMIVGGPLRIMFVTTHVAIKDLSKLLTQAKIEKAIRLAHRALTDLYGIKKPRIGVAALNPHAGEHGLFGNEEARVILPAARAAQAQGIMASDPQPADTLFGKAVKGQYDGIVAMYHDQGLIPLKLVAFGTCVNLTVGLPIIRTSVDHGTAFDIVGKGVADPGSLVEAMTLAARIAQNRAMARVK
- a CDS encoding sodium:calcium antiporter — its product is MTLLFYVLLFLVSVAVTLGGCSLFTNAIEWLGKRLGISEGAVGSIFAAIGTTLPETSIPVIAIFFGKSQQEADVGLGAILGAPFMLSTLVLPILALLLILFARAGKRSAQFHLNYGEVRTDLTFFTVGYAVALGCVFIPSHAVHVAAAIGLMGLYIYYMKIKFSAEDEDGGEGSLDPLVFAKRAQTPSYTMIGLQAVAGLGGLIAGAHLFVTAAETVATTFAVSPLILALLIAPLATELPEMSNSFLWLYRKKDRLAIGNVTGAMVFQGTFPVSVGLIGTEWALAPSAMLTMVLAMVAAGLCLLQILVGGRWQPALLGAGAILYVGYTVYLYAF
- the larC gene encoding nickel pincer cofactor biosynthesis protein LarC codes for the protein MGRRLHVDCFSGVSGDMVLGALVDVGLSLATLRTELKRLKLAGYRLEQRQVHRGALHATKITVAIQRGFDRPLTLSRIHKILTDSTLPAVVKEQSRTVFDHLAEAEGQAHRVEKRDVHFHEVGVIDSFIDVVGGILGCHLLGVTTVTASPVNVGAGTIRTAHGLLPVPGPAVAALAKGIPIYSDGPRCELATPTGMALLRTLATSFGAMPVLESAQVGYGAGDADPEGWPNALRVFLADETAASGRPTDRVVQVETNLDDLNPQAYEHVMAQLFAVGALDVALIPVIMKRSRPGVILSCLAPRTSIDAVVEVVLQETTALGVRIQELDRQVLPRRFVTVAVPGGSVRMKVGEVGAGWEKAAPEYVDCQKIAVRTGRPLKDVMDEARVAYSRLALRKGKKGQRS